The following are from one region of the Lacinutrix sp. Bg11-31 genome:
- a CDS encoding arsenate reductase family protein, giving the protein MTNKVYYLKSCSTCIRILKELDLPENVVLQNIKTEAITEAQIEEMKNLAGSYEAFFSKRATLYKQRDLKTQNLTETDYKNLILEHYTFLSRPVFILNNKIYIGNSKQNVEAVKNALDEN; this is encoded by the coding sequence ATGACTAATAAAGTATATTATTTAAAATCTTGTAGCACTTGTATTCGTATTTTAAAAGAGCTTGATCTACCAGAAAACGTAGTACTTCAAAATATAAAAACTGAAGCTATTACAGAAGCTCAAATTGAAGAAATGAAAAACCTAGCAGGAAGCTACGAAGCCTTTTTTAGTAAAAGAGCAACACTTTATAAGCAACGCGATTTAAAAACCCAGAATTTAACTGAAACAGATTACAAGAATCTAATTTTAGAACATTATACTTTTTTAAGCCGACCAGTTTTTATTTTAAATAATAAAATCTACATAGGAAACTCTAAACAAAATGTTGAAGCTGTAAAAAATGCTTTAGATGAAAACTAG
- a CDS encoding DinB family protein, which yields MDFTFDVFAKTRGFFKAYLDELSLAQLNAIPNGFNNNIVWNIGHSIVTEQILVYKLSGLKPNVSEALIEKYKKGTKPDGEATQEEVDELKALAYSTIEHTKADFGSKVFSTFNEYTLSTTGNTLTNVNQAIQFALIHEGMHAGYILAMLRALKV from the coding sequence ATGGATTTTACTTTCGATGTCTTTGCCAAAACAAGAGGCTTTTTTAAAGCGTATTTAGACGAATTGTCATTAGCACAGCTTAATGCTATACCAAACGGATTTAATAATAATATCGTCTGGAATATTGGACACAGTATCGTAACAGAGCAAATTTTGGTTTATAAACTTTCTGGACTAAAACCTAATGTAAGTGAAGCGCTTATCGAGAAATATAAAAAAGGAACAAAGCCAGATGGCGAAGCAACACAAGAAGAAGTCGATGAGTTAAAAGCTTTAGCTTATTCTACAATAGAACATACAAAAGCAGATTTTGGCTCTAAAGTTTTTAGCACTTTTAATGAATATACTTTATCTACTACAGGAAATACATTAACAAACGTAAATCAAGCTATACAATTTGCACTTATTCACGAAGGGATGCATGCAGGATATATTTTAGCGATGTTGCGTGCTCTAAAAGTTTAA
- a CDS encoding DMT family transporter: MKTRYWALIAAFTVQLLYGLTFTFAKDVISGGYIKPFGFILIRVAGATALFWLFSFLGPREKIDRKDYLTFFYAAIFGVALNMLCFFKGLEFTTPIHASVIMITVPIIVLVLSSFYLKESITTLKIFGVILGFSGAFVLSIYGKSNLEGDNILLGNLLVFINAISYSIYIIIIKKLTNKYHPFTFIRWLFLFGLIMVIPFGYNDLVTAQFSTFTPYILFSVLFVVVGATFGTYLLNPLALKHLKASTVTTFIYIQPVIAGIFAIIMGSDTVTPVKIIASTLIFAGVYLVTKKPKVELER; this comes from the coding sequence ATGAAAACTAGATATTGGGCATTAATTGCTGCATTTACTGTTCAGCTACTTTACGGCTTAACTTTTACTTTTGCTAAAGATGTTATTTCTGGTGGTTATATAAAACCTTTTGGTTTTATATTAATACGCGTTGCAGGAGCAACCGCTTTGTTTTGGTTATTTAGTTTTTTAGGGCCTAGAGAAAAAATTGATCGAAAAGATTATTTAACCTTCTTCTATGCAGCTATATTTGGCGTTGCACTAAATATGCTTTGTTTTTTTAAAGGCCTAGAGTTTACAACACCCATCCATGCTTCGGTTATTATGATAACTGTACCAATTATTGTATTGGTTTTATCATCATTTTACTTAAAAGAAAGCATTACAACATTAAAGATTTTTGGCGTTATTTTAGGTTTCTCCGGTGCTTTCGTACTAAGCATCTATGGGAAATCTAACTTAGAAGGTGACAATATTTTATTGGGTAATTTGTTAGTTTTCATAAACGCTATATCCTATAGTATTTATATTATTATTATTAAAAAACTAACCAATAAATACCATCCATTTACATTTATACGCTGGTTATTTTTATTTGGATTAATTATGGTAATCCCTTTTGGGTATAATGATTTAGTTACTGCTCAATTTTCAACTTTTACACCATATATTTTATTTTCAGTGCTTTTTGTAGTTGTTGGTGCAACATTTGGAACGTACCTACTAAACCCTTTAGCGCTTAAACATTTAAAAGCCTCTACTGTAACCACATTTATTTACATACAGCCAGTAATTGCTGGTATTTTTGCCATTATTATGGGAAGTGACACTGTAACACCAGTAAAAATAATAGCCTCTACACTAATATTTGCAGGAGTATATTTGGTAACAAAAAAGCCTAAAGTAGAACTAGAGCGTTAA
- a CDS encoding YicC/YloC family endoribonuclease translates to MIHSMTGYGKSVLQLPTKKITIELKSLNSKNLDLNARMPSIYREKELYLRKLMAKELDRGKIDFSIYVEATAEDTSTKINTPVVKQYIQQLKNVVDGSEIELLKMAVRFPDALNTEREEIDNTEWAKIEAEIKVAILAINDYRLNEGKVLEADFKNRVATIEDLLEQVLTMDPERVEGVRERLKKGVEDLREKYDENRFEQELVYYIEKFDITEEKVRLKNHLEYFVATLNSKDSNGKKLAFIGQEMGREINTIGSKSNYAPMQQLVVQMKDELEKIKEQLLNVL, encoded by the coding sequence ATGATACATTCAATGACAGGTTATGGTAAATCTGTTTTACAATTACCAACAAAAAAAATTACAATTGAGCTAAAATCACTTAATAGCAAAAATCTAGATTTGAATGCTAGAATGCCTTCTATTTACAGAGAAAAGGAACTTTACTTACGTAAATTAATGGCTAAAGAGTTAGATCGTGGAAAAATAGATTTTTCTATTTATGTTGAAGCTACTGCTGAAGACACCTCGACTAAAATTAACACACCTGTTGTAAAGCAATACATACAACAACTTAAAAATGTGGTTGATGGTAGTGAGATCGAACTCCTAAAAATGGCTGTTCGTTTTCCAGACGCTTTAAATACAGAGCGCGAAGAAATAGACAATACCGAATGGGCAAAAATTGAAGCTGAAATTAAAGTAGCAATACTTGCTATTAATGATTATCGTTTAAATGAAGGTAAAGTTCTTGAAGCCGATTTTAAAAACCGCGTTGCAACTATAGAAGACTTATTAGAACAAGTACTTACTATGGATCCAGAACGTGTTGAAGGTGTTCGCGAACGCTTAAAAAAAGGCGTTGAAGACCTTAGAGAAAAGTACGACGAGAACCGTTTTGAACAAGAATTGGTTTACTACATAGAAAAATTTGATATTACGGAAGAAAAAGTGCGTTTAAAAAACCATTTAGAGTATTTTGTTGCAACACTAAACTCAAAAGATTCTAACGGAAAAAAACTAGCTTTTATTGGTCAAGAAATGGGAAGAGAAATTAACACCATTGGTTCTAAAAGTAATTATGCTCCAATGCAACAATTAGTTGTACAAATGAAGGATGAGTTAGAAAAAATTAAGGAACAATTATTAAACGTTTTATAG
- a CDS encoding PdaC/SigV domain-containing protein — translation MFNSSSFRLIKIFSFIFLTSVFFSCKDEVTLNFIETSIIDEGETTIEINIPKAEGKTEAAKQINSTLAYFVNTALNIEAVSATKTSTEESIEDFKKAYTNFKTQIGKTLYTILPPWEVLIDGEIIYESETLVSIAMNSSINTGGAHSNLVFRFYNFDVKTGQELKTKDLLNDILAFTTLAKKYYDKELLSANNDRIEAFEADTFTLPENLGFSENGVIVFYDTFNSSSNNVIEFTIPYTVANNYLNF, via the coding sequence ATGTTTAATAGTTCATCTTTCAGATTAATAAAAATTTTTAGTTTCATATTTTTAACAAGTGTTTTTTTTTCTTGTAAAGATGAAGTTACCCTTAATTTTATAGAAACGTCTATTATAGATGAAGGAGAGACTACTATAGAAATAAATATTCCAAAAGCCGAAGGCAAAACAGAAGCCGCAAAACAAATTAACTCAACACTTGCTTATTTTGTAAACACAGCACTAAACATTGAAGCCGTTTCAGCAACCAAAACAAGTACAGAAGAAAGTATTGAAGATTTTAAAAAAGCTTATACAAACTTTAAAACACAAATAGGAAAAACACTGTACACAATTTTACCTCCTTGGGAAGTTTTAATCGATGGAGAAATAATTTACGAAAGCGAAACCTTAGTATCTATAGCCATGAACTCTAGTATAAATACTGGTGGAGCACATAGCAATTTAGTATTTAGATTCTATAATTTTGACGTTAAAACAGGTCAAGAATTAAAAACTAAAGACTTATTAAATGATATTCTTGCTTTTACAACATTAGCAAAAAAATACTACGATAAAGAACTCCTTTCTGCAAACAACGATAGAATAGAAGCTTTTGAAGCCGATACTTTTACACTACCAGAAAACCTAGGTTTTAGCGAAAACGGTGTGATTGTTTTCTACGACACCTTTAACTCTTCATCTAATAATGTAATAGAATTTACAATTCCTTATACTGTTGCAAATAACTATTTAAACTTTTAG
- a CDS encoding cystathionine gamma-synthase — protein MKFNTKTIHGKQYPDKAYGAVMPPIYQTSTYAQTTPGGHKGFAYSRSHNPTRHALENAFASIENGEFGLAFGSGLAAIDAVLKLLKPGDEVISTNDLYGGTYRLFTSIFEGFGIKFHFVGMDNAANIENYINDKTKLIWVETPTNPMLNIIDIKAAALIAKKHGVLLAVDNTFATPYLQQPLDLGADIVMHSATKYIGGHSDLVMGALIVKDKDLANKLYFIQNASGAICGPQDAFLALRGIKTLHVRMQRHCENGKAVAEYLASHPKVESVYWPGFKNHPNHNIAKAQMKDFGGMLSFNTKGNNYEEAIKVVENLKIFTLAESLGGVESLAGHPASMTHASIPKKEREKIGVVDSLIRLSVGIEDEEDLINDLKQALG, from the coding sequence ATGAAATTTAACACAAAAACCATACACGGTAAACAGTATCCAGACAAAGCTTATGGAGCAGTCATGCCGCCAATATACCAAACCTCTACTTATGCACAGACAACGCCTGGAGGACATAAAGGTTTTGCATATTCAAGATCTCACAATCCTACACGTCACGCATTAGAAAACGCTTTTGCAAGTATAGAAAATGGCGAATTTGGTTTAGCTTTTGGCTCTGGTTTAGCAGCTATTGATGCCGTTTTGAAACTCTTAAAACCTGGCGATGAGGTGATTTCTACTAACGATCTTTATGGAGGAACGTACCGTTTATTTACTTCAATCTTTGAAGGATTTGGTATTAAATTTCATTTTGTAGGTATGGATAATGCTGCAAACATTGAAAACTATATAAACGATAAAACAAAACTAATTTGGGTAGAAACACCTACAAACCCAATGTTAAATATTATTGATATTAAAGCGGCTGCTTTAATTGCAAAAAAGCATGGTGTCTTATTAGCTGTCGATAATACTTTTGCAACGCCTTATTTACAACAGCCATTAGATTTGGGTGCAGATATCGTTATGCATTCTGCAACAAAATATATTGGTGGACATAGCGATTTGGTAATGGGAGCTTTAATTGTAAAGGATAAAGATTTAGCCAATAAATTATATTTTATACAAAATGCAAGTGGTGCCATTTGTGGACCGCAAGATGCCTTTTTAGCGCTACGCGGAATAAAAACACTGCATGTTAGAATGCAACGACATTGTGAAAATGGAAAAGCTGTAGCAGAATATTTAGCATCGCATCCAAAAGTTGAAAGTGTGTATTGGCCAGGTTTTAAAAATCATCCTAACCATAATATTGCAAAAGCTCAAATGAAAGATTTTGGAGGCATGCTTTCTTTTAATACAAAAGGAAATAATTATGAAGAAGCCATAAAAGTAGTTGAGAATTTAAAAATATTCACATTAGCCGAATCTCTTGGAGGAGTAGAGTCTTTAGCTGGACATCCAGCAAGTATGACGCATGCCAGCATACCAAAAAAAGAACGCGAAAAAATAGGTGTTGTAGATTCCTTAATTAGATTAAGTGTTGGTATTGAGGATGAAGAAGACTTAATAAACGATTTAAAACAAGCTTTAGGATAG
- a CDS encoding sulfatase-like hydrolase/transferase — translation MALLIIICFIFCSFLKNKALRFVTSVILSAFSVLQLTSLFIVRTYIGYSFIIHFNKRDIDGMMDLFTFQIFLIVFLITVLTYVFYKSRMLLAAFNSKIKKPKLLRAATSLIIILALFTMSLPKGVINSSYTLIKSLQVDNKGFTKNLEALNMSDYVKPENLKVSSSKKNIIIIALESFEKGYLSDKFEDLTPFLRSLKTNQDWTYLDLNQNEGSKWTSGSLYTSITGFPAYFGTYHNKIFQNSYHSNITGITHILDKENYSKTYLSANAKVSGTNDMLYALKIDQIIDKTELKEKIQDKDLFDKAKDIVDKNTSNNKAFALFIATLSTHFPNGIYDNRFEDIIAPQNSNLEYMVAATDNMLKSFLTHLQTTGALENTTVYIFPDHLKMGSDTIFDDTGERGLFIFTNAPKNNIETYKTQVLYQIDLPKIIMDGAQIKHNATFLTDYVTGNKNEFIKDNITALTALNISGFSRAIVQPFLIPKKSEKFSSYKKDTLRFIAHAGGIIDKHTYTNSLEALNSSYNKGFRLFELDIIKTSDGKYVAAHYWDEWKEKTKYKGDVPTTKDEFLKYKIHEKYTPLDMDAINKWFTKHKDAILITDKVNEPNAFSELFIDKNRLMMELFTLEAVKEGIAANIKSAMPSQRVIFNLKGNKIKKLKALNITDIAMSRLKLAENLELFKALKENNIKVFAYNINEMIDRDENYVVKYEMDYFYGIYADHWEFKD, via the coding sequence ATGGCACTGCTTATTATTATTTGTTTTATTTTCTGTTCATTTTTAAAAAATAAGGCTTTACGTTTTGTCACTTCTGTTATATTAAGTGCTTTTAGTGTTTTACAATTAACATCGCTTTTTATTGTAAGAACATATATAGGTTATAGTTTTATCATTCATTTTAACAAAAGAGATATTGATGGAATGATGGATTTATTTACATTTCAAATCTTTTTAATTGTTTTTTTAATTACTGTATTAACATACGTTTTCTACAAATCTCGCATGCTTCTTGCTGCATTTAATTCTAAAATAAAAAAACCAAAACTCTTAAGAGCAGCAACTAGTTTAATAATAATTTTAGCGCTCTTTACAATGAGTTTACCAAAAGGAGTGATTAACTCCAGCTATACTCTTATTAAATCTTTACAAGTAGACAATAAAGGTTTTACTAAAAATTTAGAAGCACTCAACATGAGTGATTATGTAAAACCTGAAAATTTAAAAGTTTCAAGTAGTAAAAAAAACATAATTATTATTGCATTAGAATCTTTCGAAAAAGGATATTTAAGCGATAAGTTTGAAGACCTGACTCCGTTTCTTAGAAGTTTGAAAACTAATCAAGATTGGACCTATTTAGACTTAAATCAAAATGAAGGGAGTAAGTGGACAAGTGGTTCTCTTTACACATCAATTACTGGTTTTCCTGCATATTTTGGAACGTATCATAATAAAATTTTTCAAAATAGCTACCATTCTAATATTACTGGAATTACACATATTTTAGATAAAGAAAATTATTCTAAAACCTACCTAAGTGCCAATGCTAAGGTTTCTGGAACAAACGACATGCTGTACGCTCTTAAGATTGACCAAATTATTGATAAGACAGAATTAAAAGAAAAAATTCAAGACAAAGATTTATTTGATAAAGCAAAAGACATTGTAGATAAAAACACAAGTAACAATAAAGCTTTTGCTTTATTTATTGCAACATTAAGCACGCATTTTCCAAATGGTATTTACGACAATCGCTTTGAAGATATAATAGCTCCTCAAAATTCTAATCTTGAATACATGGTTGCTGCAACAGATAATATGCTTAAAAGCTTTCTAACTCATTTACAAACTACAGGAGCGTTAGAGAATACCACTGTATATATATTTCCAGATCACTTAAAAATGGGAAGCGATACTATTTTTGATGACACTGGTGAAAGAGGTTTATTTATTTTTACAAATGCTCCAAAGAACAATATTGAAACTTATAAAACTCAGGTACTTTACCAAATAGATTTACCAAAAATTATTATGGATGGTGCACAAATTAAACATAATGCAACTTTTTTAACCGACTATGTTACTGGAAATAAAAATGAGTTTATTAAAGACAATATAACCGCACTCACAGCCTTAAATATTTCTGGGTTTTCTAGAGCTATAGTTCAGCCATTTTTAATCCCGAAGAAATCAGAGAAATTTTCTTCTTACAAAAAAGACACTTTGCGTTTTATAGCTCATGCAGGAGGAATAATAGACAAACACACATACACAAACTCTTTAGAGGCTTTAAATTCTAGCTACAATAAAGGGTTTAGGTTGTTTGAGCTTGATATTATAAAAACTAGTGACGGTAAATATGTAGCTGCACACTATTGGGACGAATGGAAAGAAAAAACTAAATACAAAGGAGATGTTCCTACTACAAAAGATGAATTTTTAAAATATAAAATTCATGAAAAATATACTCCATTAGATATGGACGCTATTAATAAGTGGTTTACAAAACATAAGGATGCAATATTAATTACCGATAAAGTAAATGAACCAAACGCCTTTTCTGAACTATTTATCGATAAAAACAGGTTAATGATGGAGCTATTTACTTTGGAAGCTGTAAAAGAAGGTATTGCTGCCAATATTAAATCTGCCATGCCTTCACAACGTGTGATTTTTAATCTAAAGGGAAATAAAATAAAAAAACTAAAAGCGCTAAACATTACAGATATTGCTATGTCACGCTTAAAGCTTGCTGAAAACTTAGAACTCTTTAAAGCTCTAAAAGAAAACAACATTAAAGTATTTGCATACAATATTAATGAAATGATTGATAGGGATGAAAACTATGTTGTTAAATATGAAATGGATTATTTCTACGGAATTTATGCAGACCATTGGGAATTTAAAGATTAA
- the gdhA gene encoding NADP-specific glutamate dehydrogenase gives MENKIQAFLDLVKEKNGHEPEFLQAVHEVAETVIPFIEENPKYQGKMLLERMVEPERTIIFRVPWIDDKGNTQVNRAFRVEFNSAIGPYKGGLRFHPSVNLSILKFLGFEQVFKNSLTTLPMGGGKGGSDFNPKGKSDNEVMRFCQSFMSELFRHIGANTDVPAGDIGVGGREIGYMFGQYKRLANEFTGILTGKGISYGGSLIRPEATGYGTVYFAKNMLATKNDSFKGKTVVISGSGNVAQYACEKATELGGKVVTMSDSSGYIYDENGIDAERLALIMDIKNVKRGRISEYVDTYSSAKFHEGERPWSVNCDVAMPCATQNELNKEEAEVLVKNKVLVVAEGANMPTTPEAIEVLQKAKVLFSPGKASNAGGVATSGLEMSQNSLRYNWTREEVDAKLYQIMNDIHESCVKYGTQKDGSVDYVKGANVAGFVKVADAMLAQGVV, from the coding sequence ATGGAAAATAAAATTCAAGCATTTTTAGATTTAGTAAAAGAAAAAAATGGCCACGAGCCAGAATTTTTACAAGCTGTTCATGAGGTTGCAGAGACTGTAATCCCATTTATTGAAGAAAACCCTAAGTATCAAGGGAAAATGTTACTAGAGCGTATGGTAGAACCAGAACGCACAATAATTTTTAGAGTACCTTGGATTGACGATAAAGGAAATACGCAGGTAAACAGAGCTTTTAGGGTAGAATTTAATTCTGCTATAGGACCATATAAAGGAGGTTTACGCTTTCACCCATCTGTAAATTTAAGTATTCTTAAATTTTTAGGTTTTGAGCAAGTATTTAAAAATTCTCTAACCACTTTACCAATGGGTGGAGGAAAAGGAGGAAGTGATTTTAATCCAAAAGGAAAAAGTGACAACGAAGTGATGCGTTTTTGCCAATCATTCATGTCTGAGTTGTTTAGACACATAGGTGCAAATACAGATGTTCCTGCTGGAGATATTGGAGTTGGCGGTCGAGAAATTGGTTATATGTTTGGTCAATATAAAAGATTAGCAAATGAATTTACAGGAATATTAACAGGAAAAGGAATAAGTTATGGAGGCTCTTTAATTAGACCAGAAGCAACAGGTTATGGAACTGTATATTTTGCAAAAAATATGCTAGCGACTAAAAACGATTCTTTTAAGGGAAAAACAGTCGTTATTTCTGGATCTGGAAATGTAGCACAATATGCTTGTGAAAAAGCCACAGAATTAGGTGGAAAAGTAGTAACAATGTCTGATTCTTCAGGTTATATTTATGATGAAAACGGAATAGATGCTGAAAGATTAGCATTAATAATGGACATTAAAAATGTTAAACGTGGAAGAATAAGCGAGTATGTAGATACATATTCTTCGGCTAAATTCCATGAAGGAGAAAGGCCTTGGAGTGTAAATTGTGATGTGGCTATGCCATGTGCAACACAAAATGAACTTAATAAAGAAGAAGCGGAAGTTTTAGTAAAAAATAAAGTTCTTGTTGTTGCCGAAGGAGCAAACATGCCAACAACACCTGAAGCTATTGAAGTTTTACAAAAAGCAAAAGTATTATTCTCGCCAGGAAAAGCATCTAATGCTGGAGGTGTTGCAACTTCTGGATTAGAAATGAGTCAGAACTCTTTAAGATATAATTGGACAAGAGAAGAGGTAGATGCTAAACTTTACCAGATTATGAATGATATTCACGAATCTTGTGTAAAATACGGAACGCAAAAAGATGGTAGCGTAGACTACGTAAAAGGAGCGAATGTAGCTGGTTTTGTTAAGGTTGCAGATGCTATGCTAGCGCAAGGCGTTGTATAG
- a CDS encoding glutamate dehydrogenase, with product MLDSKHLAKLIIILLTAQVSFAQLGFSHEVGIITGPVAFKSDYGLRSETETNAGNTGFGIGIVHYINFAYQASCNCYTTDNYFNDHFKLRTEISYNKTKLEHFGEFADPAKTGADAKRLRAHKGEANNFDIGMQIEYFPLSIRSFQAFSYKWAPFVSFGAHYVSFNPKVSSTYTGTGSTYYAPWFTDANSKPIDVSGGSTWSVVSSIGARYKLSTSADLMIDLRGQYYFNDLIDGLDHDLEFNKYNDWLVWLNFGYIYYLD from the coding sequence ATGCTTGATTCAAAACATTTAGCGAAACTAATTATAATTCTTCTTACTGCACAAGTTTCTTTTGCGCAACTAGGATTTTCTCATGAAGTAGGAATAATCACTGGTCCTGTTGCCTTTAAATCGGATTATGGATTAAGAAGTGAAACTGAGACCAACGCTGGAAATACAGGATTTGGTATTGGAATTGTGCATTATATAAACTTTGCTTATCAAGCGAGTTGTAACTGCTATACTACAGATAATTATTTTAATGATCACTTTAAATTAAGAACCGAAATTTCTTATAATAAAACAAAACTTGAGCATTTTGGAGAATTTGCAGATCCTGCAAAAACAGGAGCAGATGCTAAAAGATTAAGAGCTCATAAAGGTGAAGCAAATAATTTTGATATTGGAATGCAGATTGAATACTTTCCTTTAAGTATTCGTTCATTTCAAGCTTTCTCCTATAAATGGGCTCCTTTTGTTAGTTTTGGTGCGCATTATGTATCTTTCAATCCTAAAGTTAGTTCTACTTACACAGGTACAGGAAGTACTTATTACGCTCCATGGTTTACAGATGCTAATTCAAAACCTATAGATGTTAGTGGAGGAAGTACATGGTCTGTAGTATCAAGTATTGGTGCACGTTATAAATTATCAACCTCTGCAGATTTAATGATAGACCTTAGAGGTCAATATTATTTTAATGATTTAATAGATGGTTTAGACCATGATTTAGAATTCAACAAATATAACGACTGGTTAGTATGGCTTAACTTCGGATACATTTATTATTTAGATTAA
- a CDS encoding thioesterase family protein — protein sequence MYKKEFEIRWSDIDANRHLANSAYTNFMSHTRMAFLVEHGFTMKELAIHNIGPVVFYEHMHYFKEAFMGQPLTVSLEVSGLSEDGTFFKFDHNFYNYKGENIAFCEMFGAWIDLKARKMTSLPKVLADLADKFPKSEDYKILTKEDTRAHGRTPKNLTL from the coding sequence ATGTATAAAAAAGAGTTCGAAATACGCTGGAGTGATATTGATGCTAATAGGCATTTAGCAAATTCAGCTTATACTAATTTTATGAGCCATACTAGAATGGCTTTTTTAGTAGAACACGGTTTTACCATGAAAGAATTAGCAATCCATAATATTGGACCAGTAGTTTTTTATGAGCACATGCATTATTTTAAAGAAGCTTTTATGGGACAACCTCTTACTGTATCTCTAGAAGTTTCTGGATTGAGTGAGGATGGTACATTTTTTAAATTCGATCATAATTTTTATAACTATAAAGGAGAAAACATAGCGTTTTGCGAAATGTTTGGTGCTTGGATAGATTTAAAGGCTAGAAAGATGACGAGTCTACCAAAAGTACTTGCAGACTTAGCAGATAAGTTTCCAAAATCTGAAGACTATAAAATTCTAACTAAAGAAGATACACGAGCACATGGTAGAACTCCAAAAAATTTAACGCTCTAG
- the nadD gene encoding nicotinate (nicotinamide) nucleotide adenylyltransferase: MNIGLYFGSFNPIHIGHLIIANQLVENSDLDQVWFVVTPHNPFKKKNTLLDNFQRLEMVHLATKDYNKLKESNIEFNLPQPNYTINTLTYLQEKHPDYQFSLIMGEDNLKNFHKWKNYEIILENHNIYVYPRISEGTMETQFSGHKKIHKVDAPIMEISSTMIRKAIKEGKNIKPLLPKNVWEYIDEMNFYK, from the coding sequence ATGAATATAGGTCTCTATTTCGGTTCTTTTAACCCAATCCATATTGGGCACTTAATTATCGCCAATCAATTAGTAGAGAATAGCGATTTAGACCAAGTTTGGTTTGTAGTTACACCACACAATCCTTTTAAAAAGAAAAACACTTTATTAGATAATTTTCAACGTTTGGAAATGGTGCACCTTGCTACTAAAGATTATAACAAATTAAAAGAGAGTAATATTGAATTTAATTTACCGCAACCTAACTACACTATAAATACACTTACCTATTTACAAGAAAAACATCCAGACTATCAATTTTCTTTAATTATGGGAGAAGATAATTTAAAGAACTTCCATAAATGGAAAAACTACGAGATTATCTTAGAGAATCATAACATTTATGTGTATCCAAGAATTTCTGAAGGCACAATGGAGACTCAATTTAGTGGACATAAAAAAATACACAAGGTAGATGCACCAATCATGGAAATCTCTTCAACCATGATTAGAAAAGCAATAAAAGAAGGCAAAAACATTAAACCTCTATTGCCAAAAAATGTTTGGGAGTATATAGACGAGATGAATTTTTATAAATAA
- the gmk gene encoding guanylate kinase has product MNKDKPKQGKLIVFSAPSGSGKTTIVRHLLKQEALNLAFSISATSREKRGTEVHAEDYYFLSANDFKQHIKDDDFLEWEEVYRDNFYGTLKTEVERLWALGKNVIFDIDVSGGLRIKRKFPEQTLSVFVKPPSIDELKIRLKKRKTESDDKINMRVAKASAELATAPLFDVIIENDNLEKALQEAENLVGHFLITDTEK; this is encoded by the coding sequence GTGAATAAAGACAAACCTAAACAAGGCAAACTAATTGTGTTTTCTGCTCCTTCTGGCTCTGGAAAAACAACCATAGTTAGGCACTTACTAAAACAAGAAGCATTAAACCTAGCATTTTCTATCTCTGCTACTTCTCGCGAAAAACGAGGCACAGAAGTGCATGCAGAAGATTACTACTTCTTATCTGCGAACGACTTTAAACAACATATTAAAGACGACGATTTCCTTGAATGGGAAGAAGTTTATAGAGATAATTTCTATGGTACTTTAAAAACAGAAGTCGAAAGACTTTGGGCTTTAGGCAAAAACGTTATTTTCGATATTGATGTTTCTGGCGGTTTACGTATAAAACGAAAATTCCCAGAGCAAACCCTATCTGTTTTTGTAAAACCACCAAGTATAGATGAGTTAAAAATTAGGCTTAAAAAAAGAAAAACAGAAAGCGACGATAAAATTAACATGCGTGTAGCAAAAGCTAGTGCAGAGTTAGCTACAGCTCCTCTTTTTGATGTAATTATTGAAAACGACAATTTAGAAAAAGCCTTACAAGAAGCCGAAAACCTTGTAGGACATTTTTTAATAACCGATACTGAAAAATAA